From the Drechmeria coniospora strain ARSEF 6962 chromosome 02, whole genome shotgun sequence genome, the window GGATGGTGACGCCGACAGCACGCCCTCGGACGGAAGTTTTCGGGTCTCgtggtggatggatgggatggagAGACGGCATCCAGACGACCGGGAGAGGAGATGGCATCCACGAGTGGGAGAGGAGATGGCTGCCACGAGTGGGAGAGGAGATGACATCCAGACGAGTGGGTGTGGGACGGCGAGTCGACGGTGGCCAAGTATGCATATCTTCGGccgtggggggggggggagggggggatggTTGAAACAGACGAATGGCACGGGGCGCCGGAGGTTCGCAGATGCCGCCCGCCGGCCACGAGtggtccttgtcgtcgtcgggcgtgGGATGGGATGCGGCGGACGATGGGGTCGCGGCTCAGACGAAAAGGCCCACGTTGCACGGGGGGGATGGGGGAGGACGGGAACCTGGGTCCAACGGGTGGGCGTACCATTGACGAGGGTAAGAAAATGGTGGGCGTACCATGCACGAGGGGAAGAAAATGTTGCCGGCCTGGACAGAAAAGGGAGAGGGTAGGGGTCCGAAAAAGGCGTGCAAACAGTCGACGGGATTTCCAGGCGCCCCCGCTACCATTTGTCGACGTCAAAGGTGGCATTTACCTTTGCCCGTTGTCGGGTTGGCTCGGATGCCACCGTACGATGGAcccggcggccgacgtcgtcgctcgccgatGTCAAATCCGGGGTAGCTGTGGCTCAGGTGGCTGGAGCGCGGCATGGTTTGTCATGACGGCGTGcatactcaagtactgtacttacggagcgGAGTCCAGAAGAGCGTTGGTagccagcaagtacatgtacttgcaagtactgcactcgCGCAGCGTCCAaggcacctacagtacacgcaagcgcaggtgcaggcgtggacttgcatgtacatacatgtacagtacttgcagcacagcTACACGCACACCCCGGACGCAAGTCTCTGGTCTCGGATCGCCCCGTACGCTGACCAATTACCAATTCGGCGGGCGCAGTGGGTGGCCTGACATGTTGGCACGCGACGGCCCCCGTGCGTCTCTCGTGCGGCAGGCGACAAGTGCCATCGGCGTGCTTGcgtgtacgtgcaagtacatgaacagtacgtgcactgtacagtacatgaacagtacatggacagtacttgtacgtgcaggtacagccatggccatgggcaTCTGTTTACGGGCTACCGATGCTGTGGAAAGGCGCGGGCATGGGTAGATCTGCCCGTCTCTGTCGAGTCCCTGCtgccggcatcatcgtcaATGGATGGAAACGACAGCAAAGATAGAGgcgcacatgcactccgtcCGCGTCGCCGGGTAGGATGCACGGCGCAGCATGGCAGCCCAGCATGCCGTCTGGGGTGCGGGCCTGGGTGATGGGCATGCGGTAGGAAgcttgtgcaagtaatacggaggaGGAGTATTTGTTGGGgtgcctactccgtactagtaagtactatacatgtactccgtacagcgtaTAAGTACTCGTGTTGGGGTTGCTCCcaagtgcagtgcaagtgcccggcaggtacaggtacacttGTGTGTCAGTCCACGTACTTGATGGACTCCGTAtgagtacctgtacttgcgtatGTGCATGCTACTGAAGAATGTATCCGTGCCGAGATGAGAGTGAGCACCTTCCAGGTGGCTAGTACGTACAATCGGCACCTGTAGACAGTAacatgcagtacttgtagtccttgtatacttgcttgtgcttgtacggagtacggagagcATACAACTACCTTAGTACCTGGTAGTATTAGGTGCAAcgccgtacatgcaccagttggtagtactgtacgtgtactgtacttgcaccagtagcgtacatgtactgtacatgctcGTCTTACCGCGCACCTGCCCAGCTTTTCGGGATGTGGCAGCACGCCGGGCGGTCAAAAAGAATGGCCGAGAGAGGCTGACCTGGAAGGAACCGCCCCTGAGAGGAGCCGATTTTCTGCTCCTACCCCGGATCCCCGACGCCTTcggggcgccgtcgtcctgtGTCGGTGCAAGTGCGACCGCGGACCAcgttgtacgtgtacgtgtGCGCGTGCGGTGCCGTGACGGCGAAccgagtacctgtaccttGGCCGGCCTCCGTAAGGCCCCAAGTGGGTCGATGCGGGTGGCAAAAAGAATGACTGGCCGTCATGCTGGACGTAGGCGATCTTGGCAAGAGCGGCGGGCAACTCGTTGGCGCGGGGGTAATTGGCCAGGAAgtacgtacacctacggtgcatgttcatgtacatgtgcaagtacgtgtactgtaggggcaagtactgtacttgcagtgcagacaggtacacctacggaACACTGGGTGACAGGCGTTCCGCGGCACAGTGGTTGTGCTGCTTGCACCTACTCGGGCACGCACATGCAGTCGCCATGACCCAGGTATGTCTTGCGTTCATTCGCTTGTTGCTACGATTACCCGGCTGGCAAGGTACGGGACGCTGCACCGAGTCGGTGATTCTCGCGGTGCATCGTCCGTCCTTTATGCTGGACGGGGCAAGAAAAGGCACGTCGGCCGAGTGGCATCATTCAagactgcaagtactgcaagtacttgagcatCAAGTCGTTGTACCGGTACACTGGTACTCGCACGCATGTACACCATacggtacctgtacatgtccTTGCCTGCAGGGCCACTGCACCGGGAATAGAGCCATGGCCAGCGAGCAAGGCACGCAAAAGTCGCCTGCTGATCAtggccaccaccaccaccaccaccaccatcatcaccaccaccaccaccgccgccgccgccagcgaaTCCTAAACGgcgctactccgtactctcgCCTCTCTTGGTATTGTGTAATCGGCACGCATTGGCACACCAACGTCGTCCATGgcgcacccccccccccccgccgccggcctaGATGTCCGCTCGGGTCTGGGGAAAGTCTGGAGAAGCTTCCATCGGACATTCATCCTCCCCGTCCGTCGCCTGCTCCTGCCCAACCAGCGTTGGCCGGTTGCGCCTCCCCCGACATTTTCCATGACACTTTTCCTTCGCCGACTCCACAAAAAAACCCTCACCGTTACCCGGTTTCCCATTACATATGCCACCACCGTCCCCCTTATGCTCCCGTCGTCTCGACGAAATAATActtccctcccctcccttgCCGGCTCCCGCTTCCCTTCCCCTGTCCATCTCCACATGCCACGTCCTTTCGACTCCTCACCTTACTTCGACCCCGTCCTGCTCGGCCAAGGTGCAGTGGTATAGTTCCTGCCTTGGACCAACCTCCAACTTGCTACCCCGGCGGCCCTATCCTACGCCTGCCTCGACAGCATCCttgtcgtcatcgccaacgTCCCCGAACGAGTGAGGTGGAAGACGGACGACAGAGCCATCGATCATCGAAACGCCAGTCGACCCTCGTGCGAGACGGCCTGCGTGGCCCGCCGCCAACTTCGCTCCGCCTCctctccatcgtcgcccgACCGGTGCGTGCCCTTGGGACGGAGCTCGTGGTGcctcgtgccgccgccgccgccgccgccgccgacgccgtttCGACGAcaccctcctcttcctttgtttttcctcctcttccggtcgacggccagcgTCACGACGAGTCCCGCGAGGACGACGCATCCGTCGCCATGCCCGGAATCCTCCCCATGAAGGTCATCAAGGTGGGCACCAGCGCCCAGAGTCGAATCGCCCAAGCCTGCGACCGGTGCCGCAGCAAGAAGATACGATGCGACGGCGTCCGCCCGACGTGCTCTCAGTGTGCCAACGTGGGCTTCGAATGCCGCACCAGCGACAAGCTGAGCCGGCGGGCTTTCCCTCGGGGCTACACCGAATCCCTCGAGGAGCGTGTCCGCCAGCTCGAGTGCGAGGTCCGAGAGCTCAAGGACCTGCTCGACGAAAAGGACGAAAAGATTGACAtgctctcggccgtccacggcagccaccgccgcccgcccTCCTTCACCTCGTGGTCCaactcgacctcgtcctcgcccgacGCGTCCAAGGATGCGCAGCCCGTCGACAAGGAGGATACCTTTCGCGTCCAGGGCACGcctctgctcctcggcgtcgagaatTCCGACTCCTACTTCATGGGCCCGTCGAGCGGACGCTCCATCATCAGTACGTGTGACCTGCTCGCCATTCCGCGTCCTCGTGTCTCCTCCATCCGTCGCTGACCTGTGCTCCCCCCCCGCAGCCTCGTTGAAGCGCAAGCTCGAGGAAACCGGCAAGCCTTGCCTCGACTTCAACCCCGACGCCTTCCTCCACGTCCAAGGATGCCCGCCCCTCGcgaccgccgacgacgctgacggcTCCATCACCGTCCCGCCTCGTCTCTTCTCCGACCGCTGCGTCAACGTCTTCTTCCAGGAGTGGGCCCCGCTCTTCCCGGCCTTGCACAAGCCGACCTTCCTGCGCGTCTACGAGGAGTTCGCCGCCGACCCCGACAAGGTCAGGTGCGGCTACAAACGCGCCCAGCTCTACCTCGTCTTCAGCATCGCCGGCCTCTCCTTCGAATCGCCCGACTACCCGCAGCTGGCGGCCTGCGAGAAGCAGTGGACCGACGCGCTCGAGTCGCTGCAGATCGAGAGCACCATGGATTCGCTCCAGtgcctcatcctcgccatgcTCTACTACACCGTCCGCGCCGACAACAAGCGCCTGCAGCACTACAAGtctgtcgccgtcggcttgtcgcaccgcctcggccttcaCCAGTGCCAGAAGCGCTTCTCCTTGGGCGCCCTGACCCTCGAGACGAGGAAGAAGGTGTTTTGGACCCTCTACACGCTGGACTGGTACGTCACCCTGACCgagccgagccggccgcGCCCGCGCGTGCCCTCTTGCTGACGAGCCGCAGCTTCACCGCCGCCACCATGGGCCTCCCCAAGCTGCTGAGGGATGAGGACATCCAGGTCGACTACCCGTCCGACACGGACGACGAGTACATCACCGAGAAGGGCTTCcagccgacgctgccgggcGAGTACACTCGCCTCTCCAGCGCCTTGGCTCTCTTCCGCGCCGCGCGCATCCTGGCCCGGGTGCTGGAGAAGGTCTATCCCGTCTCGACCAACGCCGAGCTGTCCCTGCAGCAGATGGCCGCCTTTGAACGCGAGCTCGACGAATGGTACGCCGAGCTGCCGAATCACCTGCGCCTCAACTTTGTCCAGGACAAGCCCTCTACCGACGTCACCGGTAGCCGCTCGCCCCTGCTGGTAAGTGTCGTGACGCGGTCGACGAGCCGTGGCAGCACCTGCTCGGCAGCACCTGCTGACTCGCGCGAGAACAGGCCTTGGCCTACTACTACATACGCACCCTCATCTACcgccccgtcgtcggctcgtccCTCGACCACAAGTCCGCCCAACCCTTGCTCTCGATTTCCGAGTCGAGCAAGCACATGATCCAAATCAGCCAGCTTCTCGAGGAGCGAGGCATGAGCTTCTCGTTTTGCGTCAACAAGTTtgacctcctcgccgtctgcGGAATCACCCTGCTCTACCAGGTGGTGGACCTGAAGCACGACAGCAAGCTGACGCGGGACTCGGAGCGCCTCGTCAACGGCGTCATGGCGACgctcgccaaggccaaggcccccggcttcgtcgacctgACACGCGTCGCCCGGACCCTCatctccgtcgacgagcagaacggagccggagccgagccggagccgagCTCTGGCTACGCGGGGCCCGACCGGCAGcggtcctcgccgccgtcgaggggccagcaggcgacggcgggccaCCCGCTGAGCCGGCTGCATCACAAcacggcgagcgagggcgagctccagcggcggcaggacAGGATGCGACGAACGACGATGCCCGACGTCGCGGTCCGAGGGCCCGACTTGTACCGCTCGCAATCCCGGCAGTCCTTTGACAGCCTCGCTTCGGACGGCGTCGTGAGCCATCAGAGCTACTGCATGCACATGGCGCAGCCGCAGGGcgctgtcgccgccgacgattgCGCGTGCCGCGTGATGCCCAACCTCGACTACCTCTCCCTCGGCACCACTCCTGCCGAGACGCAgtcgtccccgtcggcggGAAGCTTCACGCAGATGCAGAcgcccgcgtcggcgtcggggatGTCGACGCAGCTGCTGCCTCCCGAGGGCGGTGCCGGAAAGATGACGGCCTTTTCGCCAGCCGAGTGGGAGACGTTGCTGGGAGCCATGGACGGAGGGCTCAACAACGTGTACGACGCCATCTACGGCGGGacgagcctcgtcggcgacgcgcccgtcgccgcctgcggGAACGGCAACGAGTGGTCACCAGACGCCTGGGACCTGAGCGGCTTCAACATTGCCGACTTTGGCGGCAACCCGGGTGCGGCCCAGAGCGTGCTGAGCGACGAGAGCTTGAGCTCGGGCGAGGAGATGGCGCCGTCGGAGCTCGGCCTGAGCGTCGGGAGCGCCGACCTCGGGAACCTGGCCAACGCGAGAAGCGGCCGTGACAACTACGTCACCGAGGTGTTTTCTCTATGAGGGGTGGATTGATTATTATGCATGGATGGCgcgcttgcttgcttgctttcttgcttgcttgcctgtCGGCCCTTGCGGTTGAAGGCTCACGACCGTTCTCCTCCTTGCTTCGCTCAGACGGGCGATGAGGCTGACGGAGCGGATGCCGGGGCCGATTGTGTCGAAAATTCGGAGTCGATGGAAGGATGAGCCCTTGATTCGCTCATCCTGTCGGGCAGTTGTCTGCAACTGGTATATTGGCGCGCACGCGGCATACTTTTCCCCATCGCAGCTACGAGGCTATGAGTTGGTATGAGGTATGAGATACGGCTCGGCGCAGCCTGGGAGTGGAGCATGTACGGTTAATGAGTGATGGAAATCATTGTCCCTTGATCCCTGTCGACAAAGATGCTTGTTCTCTGCTTGTCGCATGTAGTGTGACAAAGACGTCAGTCGCTGGACGCAGTGGCCAGGTCACAGCCGCAGACGCAGCATGCGGTGGAAGCTGACATGGGATGTCGGCAGTGCCAGCCATACATAACCTCGACCAGCATGCCCATCCAATGACGCCTGCGATATCCCAAGGCCCGTCCGATATGGAGTCGCACccgtagtacggagtagcgcTGGCGGGATGCCAGGGTCAGGGATTGACCCATGTGGGGCGCATCTGGGGAGCCTCGGCAGTGGCCGGAGGTTGGTTCCGGTAAAATTCCGCATCCGCAGTGGGAGACTCCGATAACTCCGTTGTCTCGGTACGTACCGTCTCTGTTCTCCTGCTCCCGCTGCCCTTGCGAAAGTCGGCATGCTGTCGTTGTCCATCTCCGGATCGTCTCCTTCTCACATCTCGCTTGCTCCTCGATTGACagctggccaaggcagtGCCCAAGATAAACAaaggctcgccgccgcgcgggTAGAGCATCATCACCTAGTGACGGACAAGCCAACCGGATCGACGGAGAATACCTTGCGCTTGTGAGGAGGATATTGAACACGTACAGCAACGGCCCCAAGGTCGTGCGCTCGATATTTCCTCTCATTCTTGAATTTCCACACTGCCATGACGGACGAGAAGCAGACGCTCATGGACGgacggtcgtcgacggcgtccgaAGCATCGGGAGGTAGGTGCCACGCGTCACGGCGCAACCAACCCCTGGTGATAAAGGTGCCCTCTGGTGGTTGGTTCAGATCGGTTCGGATGCAATCCATCGGGACCGACCTCGTCTTCTTCACCATTGACGTCCCATGCACGACGCACCAGTGACGCATGAATCAGAAGGGCACATCGCTGACCATGTTTTGCACTCCCACCGCAGCGCCGTGGACTTGGGCCATCCCGTCGCGCCGCGCGCCCTCGCGTCTTCTCCCCCAGTGCATCGCCCACAGGGGCTATCGCGCCGCCTTTCCGGAGAACTCCATGGACGCCTTCGAGGGGGCGGTGCAGGTCGGCGCGCACGCGCTCGAGACGGACGTGCGCCTATCCGCCGACGGTGTTGCCGTGCTTTCCCACGTGAGCGCTGCCCTCCCCTTGGCCAGCACCACCGTACGTGCTCTCGTATCCTTTCTCACCTGCCCCCTCGTAGGATGCCTCTCTGCAGCGTTGCTTCGGCATCGATAAAGCCGTTGGCGACTGCGACTGGGAGTACCTTTCAACGCTCCAGACGTTGCGCGCGCCGCGCCAGGGCCTGCCGCGTCTCTGCGACCTGTTGCGCTGGCTTGCCGCGCCTTCGCGCGTCGCAAAGactggcgaggacggcgaggacggcgaggaccgTCGGCGTCACGTCTGGGTTCTTCTGGATATCAAGGCATGTCAGACCGTCGGTTGGCGCGAGACCCTGTACCTTGACTCGCACTGATGCCGTCGTGAAGCTCGACGATGACCCCAGAGCCCTCATGGACGCCATCGCCACGGCCCTGTCCCAAGTGCGACCCGGCGCCATCCCATGGGAGGAACGAATTATGCTTGGCTGTTGGAACGTATGTCCCTCCGCCTCGATATCCCCTGTTGCCGCGTTTGACTCACAAAATCCTTCGTTGCGTTGTAGGCCGCGAGCATCCAGTCGGCCGCCCAGTGCCTGCCCGGCCTGCGGCGCGCCCACATCGGCTTCTCGCTGTCGTACGCTCGCCACTTTCTTGCCGTCCCCGATCTCGCCTTCAACATGGCGCAGCACACGCTGCTGGCCCCCTACCGCGGGCGTCGCTTCATGCGcgacctcctcgccgcccgccgcgcccTCTTCGTCTGGACCGTCAACTCCGAGCGCGGCATGGAGTGGTGCCTGCGCCAGAATGCCGCCCCCCACCGTCGTCCGGGGGCGGCCATGATGAAGCCCGGCTCGAGCTGCGGCACAGGTCAGGAGGAGTGCTCGGACGACAGCAAGAAGGACGGCCTcctggtcgacggcgtcatcaCCGACGACCCAAagctcttcctcgacgtcTGCGAGCGCTATGAGGatcagctcgacggcaaggcaaAGCCGAGGCCCATCACCGCCGGCGAgaccgtcggcctcgtgctCCATATCCTTCTGAGGCATCTGCTCGGCAAGTTGGTATTTGCCTACAGGCGTTTTTGGCTGCAAAAGTTGGATTACTTGCCAGAGGGTGACGGCTGACGGGGCCGACCGACGGACAGAGGGAACGACGCTCGGGACCGTACCCGATACCCCGATATAATGGAGCATGCGATGGGAGAAACGTAAAGAACAGAATGTTCGCTCGACAATCACCCGACGTGGCAATGGCAGCACGGCATCGAATTCATGACCGTTGTGCAGCAGTGACATGATATATCGCGTTGCTCGCTCTCGCGTACAATGGACCGATGGCGAAAGGCCGCAGCACAGAGCGATTCGACCAGCTGCCGACTCGGCCGCTTGGCTCGTCGGTAGTAACGCCTGTCAACGCCCATGAATGCCACCGTCGGTCAGCTCGGCATGCGCTCGGCCTGCGCCGCGGACCCGGCCTACCGTTCGACCCAACGTCGCCATTAGGTCAGCCTCGGGCCGGCGGCTCAAATTTCCACGTCAATGTCCAGATCCAGAGCGCCgatgatgtcgtcgtcgacgagcggctTGTGGATCATGGGAAGCCCCTTGCTCTCGACGTAGTTCTTCTCCTGCAGCTTCGCCAGGTGAGATGCCATCAGGGTGGGAGCGACCTTGGGCGTGCCCGCGGCTGGCGTGCTGGCGGCGCTGCCGTTCTgggacggcctcggcgtcgtcgcgttCACGTCGTGGACAAACTTAGCCTTGGTCCGAAGTCGCCGCGACgggtcgtcggccacgtgcTCGCCGCGGTGGAGAGCCTTCTCGATCTCGCGCGACCGAGCCTTCTCCTTCAGCTGGGCCTtgcggacgagctcggcgttcATCCGTCGGTTCTCGCGGTTGCGCTCGGCGAGGCGATCCtgctccgtcgacgccgccgtgccgccggcgcccttGGGAGGGCCGAGCGACGTCCTAAACGCCAGGCGCTGCCCCCGAAGCTTGTCGAGTTCCTcctgcagctcctcggccttttcctcgtcgcccctcCGCGAGGCTTCCTCGAGCAGCCTCGCGacgcgctcgcgctcggcCGGGTCGAAGCGTCGCTTCAGCTCGTTGCGTCTCGCCAGCCGCGCCTTGATGTCCTCGTTGGTCCAGTTGTGGTTGATGAGCGCGTTGATGGCGTCGATCTTGGCGTCGAGGAACTCCTTCGTGGGCAAGGAGACGCCGTCGTTGGTGCAGGTGATCTGGTAACGGTTGAGCTCGCCCTGTCGACGGTCAGAGTTGGTCATCGAGCGCGCCGCGGACGGGAGAGAGACGCACGTCGGTGAACTTgccgctcgaggcggcgatgaagggAAATTCCTTGACCGACTTGCCGTGAGCCCCCTTCACGTACTGGTCCGTCACGAAGACGCCGTTGGGTCCGGACAGCGCATAAGGTCTGCTCGTGACGAAGCCTGGAGGACGCGACGTCAGCGCCGCGAGATGAGGTGGGAAGAGGgaagggaggggggaggggggaggggggggggcgggtaCCCTTGACGAGAGCCATTCGATACTGCTCGATGCCCGTCTCCGGATGGGTGCCGACCGAGATGCGAAGGTAGcagccgacgatggcctcctcgaaGCCCGGCGTGAAGCACACTTGGGCGAACTCGTTGCGACCCAGCCGGACTCGCTCAAAGTCACGAAGCTCGGCGGGcggcagctcctcggccgtctccttgTCCGCCGTTCGGCTTCGCGCCGGGccaaagtcgtcgtcgctttCCGGTTCGAGAGAGTCCCGGCGGGGGGAGAAGCCATCCTTGCGGCGCTCGTGGTCCTCCTTCCGTCTCTGCTTCtccgccctcgccctgcgCAGTGAATCCATGGCCGTGCCGCTGGTCTTTCCGGCGCGAGGCCGCGAGGACTTGCGAtcatcgtcgagctcggccgtgTCGGCGCTGCGCTTCTTCTTGGGATGcttgctcgcctcggcctccaccgtcgtcaccatctgCCGCAGCAGGCGGTTCTGTCGTTGGCGTTGAATCTCGGCATCGCGGTCGGCGATGAATTGCTCTCGCTCCACTTCGCgcatggccatgatggcggccTTTTCCGCGAGGCTGACGaacatgccgtcgacgggatacttttcgtcgtcggcaccgcc encodes:
- a CDS encoding C6 transcription factor FacB, whose protein sequence is MLPSSRRNNTSLPSLAGSRFPSPVHLHMPRPFDSSPYFDPVLLGQGAVHPCRHRQRPRTSEVEDGRQSHRSSKRQSTLVRDGLRGPPPTSLRLLSIVARPVRALGTELVVPRAAAAAAAADAVSTTPSSSFVFPPLPVDGQRHDESREDDASVAMPGILPMKVIKVGTSAQSRIAQACDRCRSKKIRCDGVRPTCSQCANVGFECRTSDKLSRRAFPRGYTESLEERVRQLECEVRELKDLLDEKDEKIDMLSAVHGSHRRPPSFTSWSNSTSSSPDASKDAQPVDKEDTFRVQGTPLLLGVENSDSYFMGPSSGRSIITSLKRKLEETGKPCLDFNPDAFLHVQGCPPLATADDADGSITVPPRLFSDRCVNVFFQEWAPLFPALHKPTFLRVYEEFAADPDKVRCGYKRAQLYLVFSIAGLSFESPDYPQLAACEKQWTDALESLQIESTMDSLQCLILAMLYYTVRADNKRLQHYKSVAVGLSHRLGLHQCQKRFSLGALTLETRKKVFWTLYTLDCFTAATMGLPKLLRDEDIQVDYPSDTDDEYITEKGFQPTLPGEYTRLSSALALFRAARILARVLEKVYPVSTNAELSLQQMAAFERELDEWYAELPNHLRLNFVQDKPSTDVTGSRSPLLALAYYYIRTLIYRPVVGSSLDHKSAQPLLSISESSKHMIQISQLLEERGMSFSFCVNKFDLLAVCGITLLYQVVDLKHDSKLTRDSERLVNGVMATLAKAKAPGFVDLTRVARTLISVDEQNGAGAEPEPSSGYAGPDRQRSSPPSRGQQATAGHPLSRLHHNTASEGELQRRQDRMRRTTMPDVAVRGPDLYRSQSRQSFDSLASDGVVSHQSYCMHMAQPQGAVAADDCACRVMPNLDYLSLGTTPAETQSSPSAGSFTQMQTPASASGMSTQLLPPEGGAGKMTAFSPAEWETLLGAMDGGLNNVYDAIYGGTSLVGDAPVAACGNGNEWSPDAWDLSGFNIADFGGNPGAAQSVLSDESLSSGEEMAPSELGLSVGSADLGNLANARSGRDNYVTEVFSL
- a CDS encoding hypothetical protein (related to Pol II transcription elongation factor) — encoded protein: MSDIDDELLALAGGDSEDEGDARSGRRASSTPPPKESRRRAKGHESEDEGEHSSTPSTPNSLESAPMDESDSDDEQPSHGRAAAPDGGADDEKYPVDGMFVSLAEKAAIMAMREVEREQFIADRDAEIQRQRQNRLLRQMVTTVEAEASKHPKKKRSADTAELDDDRKSSRPRAGKTSGTAMDSLRRARAEKQRRKEDHERRKDGFSPRRDSLEPESDDDFGPARSRTADKETAEELPPAELRDFERVRLGRNEFAQVCFTPGFEEAIVGCYLRISVGTHPETGIEQYRMALVKGFVTSRPYALSGPNGVFVTDQYVKGAHGKSVKEFPFIAASSGKFTDGELNRYQITCTNDGVSLPTKEFLDAKIDAINALINHNWTNEDIKARLARRNELKRRFDPAERERVARLLEEASRRGDEEKAEELQEELDKLRGQRLAFRTSLGPPKGAGGTAASTEQDRLAERNRENRRMNAELVRKAQLKEKARSREIEKALHRGEHVADDPSRRLRTKAKFVHDVNATTPRPSQNGSAASTPAAGTPKVAPTLMASHLAKLQEKNYVESKGLPMIHKPLVDDDIIGALDLDIDVEI